The window GTTGTTTTGTCTACTCTCCTAATTAAGTACAAAGGATGGCTTGTTGCTGATCCTGCCTGCTCAATATTCATTTCCGTTTTAATCGTATCTTCAGTCATTCCGTTGCTCAGAAACTCTGCTGAGATTTTGCTTCAAAGAATTCCGAGGGCTCATGAGCAGGATCTGAAAGAAGCCATAAATGATACCATGAAGATAAAGGGGCTACGTGGCATTCAGAACTTGCACTTTTGGAGCTTTACTAACACAGATATTGTTGGTACTCTGCATCTTCATGTCTCAGACAAAATTGACACAGAATCTGTGAAGGCACAGGTTTTAAACACTTTTCAGGATGTCGGAATCAAGGATTTGACAGTGCAGGTGGAACGTGGCAAGTAATTACATTGTCAGCTGTCCCCGAGCGCTCATCTTTTTGAAGTATTTAAGAAACGCGTGATTATCTGGCAGTTCATGAATTCCAGATGAGATCTTTTGGGCAGTTCATGTAGTGCCAGCAGCAGGATGCGCTAGTGTTTATTGCCTTTAAGACCAGCATGTCTTCCAATTGTGAAGGATACTGAATTTTGTTGAATTGGTTAGCACACATGTATTCTAATGAGCCTGTGAATTTTATGGTTACGTTTTAGCTAAAATAACTGCAGTGATAATGTTTGAGAACTAACCAGTAGAGGGGCATAAGCGTGCTTGCAGTTGCAAGGAGTCCCTGATCTTTCAAGAAATTGTTGTCGGTCATGAAAGCAAGCTGAAGTTAATCCGGGTGACCCTTTCCTTCCATCGCATACAGTGatgttattattttacaaaacattACGAGTGCAGTGTATGTATATCATGCTCAAAGAATCTATATAAACACCTGTTGCTGGTTCAAGAGTCTGCAACTACTTTCATTATCAGTTTATCACTTTCTATCTTTAGTTCCTCGACGACAACCTATATTATCAGTTTATCTGTACTTGTTCATGAAGATGAACTTTTTCTCAGATaagttttatcctttaattcttttaaataccCATTTATATCAAATGAGTTTTATTAACCAGGGTCTATTTCTGGTCGAAATACATGGTTCTTGAACTTCtggaagttttgtttttattccatATTTCTCTAAAgaacaaatttttttctataccaagttaacacattttaaaataaacactCGTTACTTGATAAGACAATAGAAATAATATCCAAGAGTTACTTTTGTATATCTTATAAACATACATTTATCACATTTTGCCCATGCCTTTTTAGTTATAATATGCTTCATATAAGAATTACATCCTCAAATCTTGATAAGTTTaatattctatctttttaaatattatatggAATTTTATCagtaaattttattgaaatcctATTTAAAAGATAAGAATAAGTGTGCAAGGTAAAGGTATAGCTCTATGAAAAATTTACATAAGAGAAGCATATTCTCTTTGgatattattgaaatttttagcTTAAATATTCAGCACCTAAATATTACTGATATTCATtccaatttgttttcaaatttaattttaaattatttgaatatttttatagaaGAAATCCAAATATCATTGCAAACATATATAGGAATATATACAAGTATCCagtttcaaatatattattccAACAACCACAACCTAAATCTTTGGACTAGTGCAAATCTGAAGTCCCATATTACCTGTCACCTAATTTGCCCCAGAAAACCTACAAAATTGCATACCCCTCTTTCAAACTATAACTACCTAGCTATAGGATGGAAACAAACTATACAAATGGAACACAAGGCAATGGGAAAGAAACGACAATGAGATCAACGAAGTTTATTCTGAGCAACAGCCTGGCATAACTCCTCCTCATAGAATAGAACCCTGTTAGAAGCCACAGATTTGCAAAGGGGCTTTGGCAGGGTGGACGGCACCATGCATCTTGAAGACAATGTTGAATCTTGGAAAAGAACCGCAGCAATACTCTTCATCTCAGTTATTTTGATGCGAGAAGGTGGCCGGGGACCATGCCTTGGAGCTTTTGGGGTATGTGGAGTTGACATGAAAATGCCCTTACCACTCCCCTTGCTGCAATGTGCAATGGTCATTCAAACATCGCAAGTACAAAACTGGATGAATTAGcaacttcaaaaataattataagaggaaaaaaaaaaaaccttgtgctTTTGGATGCCTACCTCATAAAAGGCCAGTGTTCAGTAGGCCGTGGGGTCATTGTCAGTAACATCTCCTGTCGAGAGCGATCTGGTGTTGtgtaattgaaatgaaattgcCTTGCAAGCAAAACCTGCTCTCAACAAGCATTAACAGGTTCACTCTTCAATTCAACTCTAACATCAGTGGATtaaacacagagagagaaagagagacttACAGCTTTTCTAACTCTCTGAGAAACATGGAAAACAGCCCTCAGTTGGTCATGGTGCAGGTGACAGAGTATTTTAACctcaaaagaaacaaacaaacaggGATCAATATACAAATAATGAGGCGTAAGAAAACATTTGAGAGGAATTAAGGGCAAAGCTGTGTGTTCAGTAGCAggtatcaaaca is drawn from Populus nigra chromosome 5, ddPopNigr1.1, whole genome shotgun sequence and contains these coding sequences:
- the LOC133693959 gene encoding F-box protein At4g35930, with amino-acid sequence MGKVSPKDGNLKTPKQKRRLRSSSSRYLKPGALAQLQYSKASAAKSCTDLGKKRVAVFGNKKVGDDDELVVEDRAMDKSPLLLSPVGLCKQHHPTIDKSPLMLSPVDLLKQNHLARTPKTPRIEDCDTESRLECLPMELLVKILCHLHHDQLRAVFHVSQRVRKAVLLARQFHFNYTTPDRSRQEMLLTMTPRPTEHWPFMSKGSGKGIFMSTPHTPKAPRHGPRPPSRIKITEMKSIAAVLFQDSTLSSRCMVPSTLPKPLCKSVASNRVLFYEEELCQAVAQNKLR